From the Bacteroidia bacterium genome, one window contains:
- a CDS encoding AMP-binding protein, with amino-acid sequence MAESFQFGGDIVWRPTYDDIAGSTVHAFMQEEGVADFQELLKRSTDDVAWFTDAVLRFLDIRFNRPYTSVLDLRDGIAFPRWCVDGKLNITESCLDRWAADPRMRDTTALLWEGEEGAVVSMTYGQLLSEVNRCANALRELGIGRGDAVGLFMPMTPEIAVAFFAIARIGGIILPLFSGFGEHAVASRLNDAGAKALFTADGSLRRGAVVDMKSIADLAAAEVPDLRHMIVLRRTGHDIAMVEGRDHWWHELIPKQSDYAGSAIMDAEDVLMIIYTSGTTGKPKGAVHTHCGFPVKAAQDMAFGTDVQRGDLIYWMTDMGWMMGPWLLFGATILGGTFFLFDGAPDYPAPDRLWALVERHGIQVLGVSPTLIRALMKFGLDPVRAHDIASVRCFASTSEPWNPDPWLWLFRDVGEERRPIINYSGGTEISGGIVMGSPLLPLKPTAFSAPCPGIAADVVDEHGNPIRNAVGELVIRAPWIGMTRGFWRDRQRYLDTYWSRWENVWVHGDFAAVDDDGLWYILGRSDDTIKIAGKRVGPAEIESVLVAHAAVNEAAAIGIPHDVKGNEIICVCVLNPGYAMTDGLLRELHDALVHDMGKALAPKHIVTVPDLPKTRNGKVMRRMVRSAWLGLDPGDTSSLVNPETIPAIAAYADDMKA; translated from the coding sequence ACCTACGACGACATCGCAGGCAGCACGGTGCACGCCTTCATGCAGGAAGAGGGCGTCGCCGATTTCCAGGAGTTGCTCAAGCGTTCGACCGACGACGTTGCATGGTTCACGGATGCGGTGCTCCGTTTTCTGGACATACGCTTCAACCGGCCATATACCTCGGTGCTCGACCTGCGTGACGGCATCGCCTTCCCGCGCTGGTGCGTTGACGGGAAATTGAACATCACCGAGAGCTGTCTCGACCGCTGGGCGGCGGATCCCCGCATGCGCGACACGACGGCACTCCTCTGGGAGGGCGAAGAAGGCGCGGTGGTGTCGATGACGTATGGTCAGCTGCTGTCGGAGGTGAACCGCTGTGCCAACGCTTTGCGAGAACTGGGTATAGGTCGCGGCGATGCGGTCGGGTTGTTCATGCCGATGACCCCCGAGATCGCCGTTGCCTTCTTTGCCATTGCGCGCATCGGCGGCATCATCCTTCCGCTGTTCTCGGGCTTCGGAGAACATGCCGTCGCCTCCCGCCTGAACGACGCCGGCGCGAAAGCGCTGTTCACCGCCGATGGTTCCCTGCGAAGAGGCGCCGTGGTGGACATGAAGAGCATCGCCGATCTGGCGGCCGCGGAAGTACCCGACTTGCGGCATATGATCGTCCTACGGCGCACCGGACATGACATTGCGATGGTGGAAGGACGGGATCACTGGTGGCACGAACTCATCCCGAAGCAGTCCGATTACGCCGGAAGTGCAATCATGGACGCCGAGGATGTGCTCATGATCATCTACACCTCGGGTACGACGGGCAAACCCAAGGGCGCCGTGCACACGCACTGCGGCTTTCCCGTCAAAGCGGCGCAGGACATGGCCTTCGGGACGGATGTGCAGCGCGGCGACCTGATTTACTGGATGACGGACATGGGATGGATGATGGGGCCATGGTTGTTGTTCGGCGCCACCATACTCGGCGGCACGTTTTTCCTCTTCGACGGCGCACCGGATTACCCTGCGCCTGACCGCCTCTGGGCCCTCGTGGAGCGGCATGGCATTCAGGTGCTGGGTGTGTCTCCGACACTGATCCGCGCCTTGATGAAATTTGGCCTCGACCCTGTCCGCGCGCATGATATCGCTTCAGTCCGCTGCTTCGCCTCGACCAGCGAGCCGTGGAACCCCGATCCCTGGTTGTGGCTGTTCCGTGATGTGGGTGAGGAGCGCAGACCGATCATCAATTATTCCGGCGGCACCGAAATCAGCGGCGGCATCGTCATGGGCTCGCCGCTGCTGCCGCTGAAGCCCACGGCCTTCTCCGCTCCCTGCCCGGGCATCGCGGCGGACGTCGTGGACGAGCACGGGAACCCGATTCGCAACGCCGTGGGAGAACTGGTTATCCGCGCCCCATGGATAGGCATGACCCGCGGTTTTTGGCGGGATCGGCAGCGCTATCTCGACACCTATTGGTCGCGTTGGGAAAACGTCTGGGTGCATGGAGATTTTGCGGCTGTGGACGACGACGGTCTCTGGTACATACTCGGGCGCTCGGACGACACAATCAAGATAGCCGGCAAGCGTGTCGGACCCGCCGAGATCGAATCCGTGCTCGTCGCACATGCGGCGGTGAACGAAGCCGCCGCGATCGGCATTCCGCACGACGTGAAAGGCAACGAAATCATTTGCGTGTGCGTGCTGAATCCGGGATATGCTATGACCGACGGCCTGCTGCGCGAGTTGCACGACGCTCTTGTGCATGATATGGGGAAAGCGCTGGCCCCGAAACACATCGTCACCGTCCCCGACCTTCCGAAAACCCGAAACGGCAAGGTGATGCGCCGCATGGTGCGCAGCGCCTGGCTCGGACTGGATCCCGGCGACACGAGCAGTCTCGTAAATCCCGAGACCATCCCGGCAATCGCTGCATACGCGGACGACATGAAGGCATAA